The window GGTCAGGATTATTCATAGCGCCAAGTCCTACATTGTGAGGAAACACGATTGCTCCTTTGAGATTAGCATGCCCATGTACTGCATCTATCCCCCATATAGTAGGGATTGCAATTTCTACTCCTTCTGGATCAATGGAGGCATAATAATATTTGTCTGCCATTTCTAGCCAACTTTTTGTATCTGCATAAGGTAATGGTCCGGGGGCAGAATTACCGCCACTAAGCACAGAACCCAGTCGATATTGCTTTACTTCTTCTGGGGTAACTGATCCATTGTCGGCCTGAATTACTTGACCTACTTTTTGTTCCAATGTCAGTTTTGGCAATATTGAATCTATTTGTGCTTCAATTTCGGGATCCAATGGTATCGGTGTGATACTCGGCCAATCTTGGGGGTTCACGAGATTTTCAGAATTTTCCGTAGCAGTAGTGTTTTCCTGTTGAGAACAGCTTGAAATTAGGATGATTAAGGTAAATAATAAAGATACAGAATTAAATATTGGTCTGTTCATATGTGTTTTACAATTGATTATAATAGTAGGGGAAGTTAAGTTATTTTTTCAAGGTATTTATATTAATATAGTTCATTTCTTGATATAACTCTTAAACTAATGAAGTAGATTATTAATTGACTTTAAGATGAAATAAATATTATTGACTATCTATTTTATTCCACTGTAGATGGAGAAATACTATTGATTAGATAAGGAGAGATGTTAAAGAAAAAGAGTTTGATATTTTACCAAACTCTTTTAAACTGTCTGAATTTAGATTTCACTTAAGAATCTTTCAGCATAAATCTAATAGGTATTACTTTTCTTGATCTAACAGGGACTCCTCTTTGTTTACCAGGTTTCCATTTAGGTGAATTCTCGAGTACATGAACCGCTAATTCATCACAGCCACCTCCTATACCTTTTACAGCTTCAACTTGGGTTATGGTCCCATTTTTTTCGATTACGAATTGAATGTAAACAACTCCTTGTATTCCCATTCTTGCAGCTGCAGGAGGATAATGATCCGCTAATTCTCCTGCCACATAATTGTAGAATGATTTAATACCGCCTTCGGGTTCAGCCTCTTCTTCCACAATCATGAATATTTTATCAACTTCCTCTTCTTCTTCATCGTTTCCAAAATCGTCACTAAATTCTACTTCCTGAATTTTAGTTTCTTGATTCATTTCTATATCAATATTCAGTTCTATATCCTCCAACAATATTTCCTCATTAGCCACTTCTATAATTTCAGGCAACTGAATCTTAGGTGGAGGTGGAGGAGGTTGTGTAGTAGGAGGTATATCGATCACCTCATGTGTTAATTCTGTTACGTTTCCTAAGTCAACTATACCTTCATTATCATATGTTTTAAACTGAAATACGACAAATACGGCAGATATAGAAACGACTAGTCCCAAATTGAAAAATACATTTTTCAATCGGTATATATCATATTTTGGATTTTTCTTGAGTTCCATGATTTCTACCTTTTAAAGTTCAACAACATCTACTTCTGACGACTATTTTCTATACTTAAATTACGATTATTAAATCATTATGTGTAGTTAAGTATCAGATATTAAGCACTTTAGTTTAATTATCATGGTTTTTCATGACCTAAGTCATGAAAAATGAGTTTAGATTCTTTAAAAATAAAAAAGCCATCTTCCCAAAAGGAGATGGCTTTAAATAATATTTTTTATTGATCTTTACTTGGCGTATGAAACAGATCTCATTTCTCTAATTACAGTAACTTTTATCTGACCAGGGTACTGCATATCTTTTTCAATTTTTTGTGAGATAT is drawn from Marivirga arenosa and contains these coding sequences:
- a CDS encoding energy transducer TonB, giving the protein MELKKNPKYDIYRLKNVFFNLGLVVSISAVFVVFQFKTYDNEGIVDLGNVTELTHEVIDIPPTTQPPPPPPKIQLPEIIEVANEEILLEDIELNIDIEMNQETKIQEVEFSDDFGNDEEEEEVDKIFMIVEEEAEPEGGIKSFYNYVAGELADHYPPAAARMGIQGVVYIQFVIEKNGTITQVEAVKGIGGGCDELAVHVLENSPKWKPGKQRGVPVRSRKVIPIRFMLKDS